From the genome of Eublepharis macularius isolate TG4126 chromosome 4, MPM_Emac_v1.0, whole genome shotgun sequence:
AGGACCCTTGTGGTACACATCTATATGCTCACAAGATATGAGCTGTTCATGATGACTCACAACAATGAGATTAAAGTTGCAAACTGCTGCTTCTCTTGTTTCCTTTCCAGGCTCAAAGGTACTGCAAAGCAATGAAGAAGAATCAAACACTTGTAACAGAATTTATCTTGGCTGGGTTTTCCAGTTTTCCAAATCTGCAgactattttatttgttttgttccTTCTCATGTATATTATAACTCTGGTTGGAAATCTGCTGATAATGGTAGTCATCGCATTTGAGAGGACCCTCCATACCCCCATGTATTTATTCCTCTTTGCTCTGTCCTTTTCTGAGACTTGGTACAGTTTAATAATTATTCCTAAAATGCTGAGAGACTTGCTAGCCAAGAGTAAAACAATCTCTTTTGCAGGATGTGTTGCACAAATGTTTTTCTTCCATGGGCTGGGTGGCACAAACTGCCTGATTCTGACAGTAATGGGTTATGACAGGTATCTAGCAATATGCAAGCCCTTGCACTACCCAGTCCTCATGAATATGCAGATGATTCTATGGCTTGTAGCTTTTTCCTGGACTGGAGGATTTCTCATATCCCTAACTCAAACAGCTCTGATTTTCGGGTTGCCCTTCTGTGGCTCCAACAACATCAACCACTTCTTGTGTCACATGAGGGCTGTAGTTAGGGTGGCCTGCACTGATGAAAGTACCACTGAAGTAGTGGTTTCCACCATCTCTATTTTGGGTTTGTGTGGAAGCTTCCTGTTCATTATATTAACATATGTCTTCATCATCTCTACCATTCTTCAGATTACTTCCACTGATGGCCGGCAGAAAGCCTTCTCTACCTGTGCTTCCCACCTCATTGTGGTGATTGTGCACTATGGGTTTGCCGCAATTGTCTATCTCAGGCCAAGCACCTCTGGTGCTTTAGACAATGACACACTGATGTCAATACCGTACACTATAATTACTCCACTTTTCAGTCCCATAATATTTACTCTAAGAAACAAAGAAATCAATGATGCCTTAAGGATagcaattagtaaaaaattattgACCCCAAAGAGATGAAATGTTGATACACCAATTTTCTAATGCCAACAAATCCAGTTTAAACCATTGTTGTGTGATTAGTTATTTCAATATAAACATAGAGTTCCTAACAAATGGTTAACCAGCTTACTTAGTCAGGCCCCTTATACTTTATAAATGAATCTCTCAGTTCCAGgtattatgtattttatgttcCATTTCAAAATTACTGATAGAGATGGGGAATGAGTTCCTTGCCATTTTATCCCTAAACATTGAGAATGATAAAATATTGAGGATTGATGAATAACAATGGGAGAAAAGACTGGCCATTGCTCATGTCCCAGCATCAAAACATTTCCAGCCAACTTCCCATAGCAAGATGATGGTAGCACATAGTTCTCTGATTCCTCgagtatgtgcagggctttttttcagctggaacgtagtggaacggagttccggaaccgcttgaaaatcgtcacatggctggtggccccgccccctgatctccagacagaggggagtttagattgccctccgtgccatggtgcagagggcaatctaaactcccctctgtcgagatcagggggcggggccaccagccatgtgaccattttctcccagggcaacccactgagttccaccacctctttcccccggaaaaaagccctgagtatgtgTAATGTTCTGCAGCCATCCTTAGATTCCTTTGGAGCATGAAAAAGGATAGTTTGGCACATTAATATATTCAATGCCCAGctattttttttatatttagTGTTCCCTACAGACACGGAGACAAAGGTCATAACAAAGCATGTGTTTCTGGCTGTTTCTGATCATGTACTGAGTGGCGGCTTTTCATCACTGATTTTTTATATTATTCATGACATGATGTGAGCACTTTTTTCAGCATGATCTGGATTGTCATTACATGATTATTTTTTGGGCAGGGGGATTTATATACTCTGAACAAATTAGCATTACATCTCCAAACCCACACAAATACGTGCTCAAATATGTATACAACAATAGCTCTTAAAGCATTCTCTATTATTCTGAAGAATTATTCTTGACATTTATATATGGGACTTAAAAATTCAGCTAACATCCTTTCCAGACACTCCTCCCCTTTGAGATAGCTATAATACTTTAAGCAGATGCAAAGACCTCTCCTCCTATGGTTGATTATGATGCCATGTCCATGTACTACACATAAGATACACAGCCCTCCAGAAGCCTATCACTTATGTTGCATGCAAATATAGCACTGAGACAAACTATATGTGCCACAGCATCTCAACACTCGAATTTGCACAGAAGCAATTGCTGATACAAAGGAGGCCACAGATATCATTATGGGAACAGGTTTCCCTTGCCTTAGTTACCACAATGATTGTTCTTTTATTTCACAGTCCCTCTATTTAATGTTGCTACAGACAAATGGACAGGCACATACAAGAAAGAACAGTGTACACAGCCAGAGATTAGCTTTCTCTTTTCACCGCAACAATTTCCACTTCTGAATAGACCTTTTCTGTTGCTTAGTTTGAGTGTTATCTCTGCAGTACATGACAGTACATGACATGCTCAAATGGCAAGCTAATCCTGTATGAAAGTAGCACTATTTAGTGAAATCAAAGGCTGTGAACAACCACTTCTTTTGGCCTTAGAACACgtaatttaaaaaatcttattgTACATTCGGACTTTAAATCAATTAGGCAGATTTCCAATAACCCTACAGGCTACTTCCGATGCAGCCATTGCCACTTATGCCCTTTGGCTTTAACTGGTGCCCAGTTTGTAATCCCCGGGACCAATTTCACTTTACATCTTAAACAGTTCACCAGTCTTAGACAGTACTGCCAGTCTTCTGCAGTAGTTTATTTGATAATGTGTAAATGCAGTCTATTATATGTTGGAAGTACCATTCGTCCCCTGAAAACTCACCTCTTAGGACACGTCATGCATAAGAAACAATGTAACTGGTGCTCCATTAGTAGATCATTTTTTCAGTACCCATGACAGAGAAGATTTTCTGTCACAGTATTATGTTCCATTTCTAAGGGACCCCCTAGGTCGATTCAGAAAGATCTACTACGTAAGGAAACTTACTGGATCCACAGTTTGAATACCTTAAAACCTAATGgattaaataatgaaataaattacacGTTATTTGTAAACTTTTTTCTTGTGGATTCCCTTTCTGTACATGTTGTATACAAATGGGTTGTGTCCCTTTAAATTTCTTTTTACTCTTGTCATTGCCTTATTATCTGTATATAAGACTGTTATTTGTAAATTTTCTTCTTGTGGATTTCTTTTCTGTACATGCTGTATATAAGTGGGTTGTGTGTCCCTTTAAATTTCTTTTTGCTGTGTCATTGTCCTATCTGTACATAAGATAGTTGTAGTGGGGTGTAGTTACCTGTAACCACCATCAGAGAGGAGTGATGTGCTTATTAGAATTTTGTACTTGTAATGGTGAGTAGTCCTTGATTTCAATATCTACATAAGACAGAGTGTATCTTATGGATttgtttattaaagtttatgtgagaggatcctccctcactagcaccctctcctgatggcctgccatcctaccaactctccaagcaggtgtcctccggcctcagatgggcagggaagggggttgcaccaccttgttccttctcctgccctgggagtagcagcacactccagctgtctctccctgcaaaatcctcctcggccttcacaggaacctgaatttaaaggcctcccctggccccacctccctggctctggccccaatcgtcaccccgtctccctgattggccctgctcccagcctatctgataggagggctgggtagactctgtagtctcctggccccacccactccatccccacctggggtgtggcatttggtctgctctctgcctggctcgcccctgctgcttctgaaccttccccagtggctcccttggcatcttggggcctgcgcctgcctgacttgtgctgatggcaatctcctgtgagcctggatgaagtggagccatctgggcaactgcaggagacaggtgagtctgctgagtggctgcaggctgttccccagagttgtgcctgggcgtcggctgcaactggcctaagggtgggagaggcctggaggcctggaggggctcctgcaactgaggtactgccagaggcggtgctgcaggacctaaagggggtgcctgctgctgcagggctggtggtgagggtggacaaaaggccggtgTCGCCAGTTTATTTGATACATTAGGTGAGACTTTAAACCACCCTTGAGGAAGTCCAGTAGATGAAACTTCAAGATCTGCAGCCGGCCCCATTGTTGGGCGGAGGGGTCTTTTGCCCAGTGAGGCACCCTGACTTCTGGTGTCACCTGAAAGATACAGACACGTTTTTCATTATTACTTTACAGTATTGTATATTGAGGATACATACCTTCTGGACGACCTTCCTTCACCGTTCTTCTAGTGGCACCTAGAAAAAAGGCTTCAGTATTGATATCTAAATTATAAGGACATTGAAATAATTGTTTTTTGTAGTTTAGAACACTGTATTTGGCGGTCATATAGGTCTTCTTCCTTGTATATTGAATGTCATTGTAACTATTGGAATAGCCTGTATAACAAGagtatttttgtaattatttaacTTATTAGAGCACTAGTTATTTTATTCTACACAATAAAATTTATATATCTAGACAAATTGAGTATGTCCTTTACTCCTTTAACCCTTTTGCTCTAATTGTGGACTTCTACTCCTTTGTTTTGGCTAGAGGAACATGGGCATATATGCAAAGATTAAAAGACAGGAAGGAAGAATGTGCATGCTTAAGAAGGTTCTGCATGTAACTGTTACTCAGTTCATATTTGGTTGGGCTTCTTCATTAATCATTATATTTTAAGAATGTTTCTCTACATTCTATTCTGAAAAGGAGAGGTATACCACACTTAAAGTTTTGCTAGCCTAAGCGTGTAATCCTGTGTCTTCCTTCAGTGAGCAAAGTCCATAGAATACAGCAGGATTTCCTTCTAGACATATTTAGCAGGCTGTAAATTAGAATTTACAGATTTGTATGAAAATAGTCCACTGGGAACAATCCATCCATAGTAAAACTTTCCCTTTTTATAGCCTCTGTTTTAAACACCTTCTATGTCTTGAACAAGCAGTTAAATACTATGAATTAGGTGCTATGACTTCATTTCACCAAGTCTTCCTCTAATAATGAAAGACTTCATTCAACTAAGCAAAAATTTTCTCAATGAGAGAAAGCCTTTCTCCATCATAAAAAGTCATTCATTGGAGGAAGTCTTTCTGTCTTTCAGGGAGGCTTAGCAAAAGAGATTCATAGGATCCAAATTATTGGAAGGGAGTATCCACAGACCACACACTCTGGGGCTAGACACTGGCTCTGTGGATACTCTCAGTGGCCACATTGGCCACAGCAACAGAGGTCGCTCCAGGAAGTGAtggctcccctccagccccccagcccctcaGCCTCCACCATCTATGAGGATATGGAGTTCACTTGTGGCATCAGCCAAGCTGCACTTGGTGACTTCAGGGAGTCATCAATGCCAAAAATACAGAGGATGACTGACTCCACTTCCATGGTCCGTATCAAAGGTGTGATGGTACAAAGATGCTCCAAGATACCAGCAGGTAGGGGGAACACATCATAGGGGAACCTGGCTGAGCTATGTGAGGGAGCATACAGCCATCCTCCCACCAGGGGCAGCTCATTCCTATTTGTCTCAGCAGCTGCTATAGTGCAGGTGTAGCTGCTATCCACCTTCTCCTGGCTTGCAAACATGGGGATGGGAGATGGGATCCTGGTCCACAGGCCCCCTCCCAAGGGGATATCTATCACCCATGAAGTATCTGCAAGGACACTGCCATTCTCCTCCTGAAGGAGTACAACCCTACTCTCATCACCAGGTCATGGGAATGTCCCCTCTGTTGCCacagaagcaaacaaaaaaaccacgtaaatttaCTAATAAATGTGTTTGTACAAGATGAAACTTAGCAGTCCAGTAATTAAATAAACAATTACATGCTTGTTATATAGACAATGAAGGCTATATAACTTGATATGACTCTCAGAACACAAGTGGAACAATCATTCATATAGATGCTACATTTAAAGGACCCGGTACCTATGTATACATATTGCAAACATTAATATATCCAATATTGCACAttcatattaaagtgcaagtgcatcaATCAGCACCAATAAGGCAAGCATGCAACGGTATATGGAAAACACAACATACAAGGGTCAAAAGCACTCAATATCCACACAGTGTGGGAGAGTCCACAAAAGCTCTCTCGGAGGCAATTTCAAGTGACTGTGAAAAGTCCTAAATGAATAATCTTCTTAGTTCTGGTTCtgacgggttgtctagatccttATTAGTTCCGTTTCAATTCACATCTTTATCAAAGAATACACAGGCAAAGTTCCATTCATGGCAATTTCTTACAACAAAGTGAAGTATCATTCACAAAAGTACCAGTCACAGGTACTAGCCTTCATTGTCTATATAATTGTTTATTAAAtataataattgtttattaaatTACAATTAAATATATAATTGTTTATTAAATTACTGCACTGTTAAGTTTCATCTTTTACAAACACGTTTATTAGTAAGTTTACGTGGGTTTTTTGTTCGCTTCTGTGGATTTGTATTGCATTACTCTCTTTGCTTTGATATCCTCTGCTGATATCCTCTGTTGCCACAGCAATGGCTTCTCCACTGAGTGAGTCACCTACAGGAAAGAAGTCAGGGGTTAGTGGGAAGTTAAGGGCAGCAGAGTATCATTACCATACCCCAAGAGAGCATAACATGCCCATTTAAGGACAAAAACTGACCAGGGAGGACTGCAACACTCCAGCCCTCTACTACAACAAATATTGACTTCTGGAATGGCATGGTGCTGTCATGGCAACTGAGTTATGAGCTCAGTGCCATGATCTTCCTGACTCCTTGGGACTCGAGGATTCAGGCCCCCAAGACCCCCACACACAGAGAGGGGggcaggccagagcaaggtggaagagctcaaggggactgtgcagcccccacaccggctcaaaTGGCAAGGACCGGGGAAGAAGCCTTATGGCTCTCAAACTATGAACTCCAGGATTTTGAATAAGTGAAAATAAAGTAAAGATTTCTGACAAGATAGAAGTAAAGACAACTGAATGACTGAAAAAGAATGATTCTACTTGACATCTCTCCAAGTAAGAGAATTGTTTATGGCTTTATGAGGGCTATCcagcttgatggggggggggggggagttattatCCTCCGGAGAAGCGGCTGCTTTGTGAACCAGGGGACTGTCATTgaagagtgattgcaaaaagATTTTTCCTGGGAGAAAGCGTGGGAGCAAAAATCTTCTGAACTATATGCAGCAAGAGCAAAGTAGTTTTTTACCTGTTTTAAGAGATCTTTGATTGATCATCTGAAAGTGAGTGAATAAAATGGTGCTCTCTGAAGAGATATTttcaaagctgcagcaaatctctAAGCTGATGAATAacgtattaagaaaagcagatgagacACTTGGATTGAAATCAGATAAGGGCACTGTGACAGGTGCCAAATTAGAAGAAAACCTTGATGGGACaggtttatttgaaaggaaattGGAAGAGAAATGACAACAAAATGGAGTCGAAAGGCAGTCTTTTTCTGTGAAACTACAAAAGgtggagaagaaggaggaggagcgtgGAAAGAAAGCTGTGAGAAAGAGATCTAGTGTATTGCCTCTGTACGAAGCAAAAAGCACACAACGTACTTCAATTAAGAAATACAtcacaaagaggaagaaagacaatCAGAGACATAACAATGTACCCATCGACACCTTGCAGAAATTCTTGGAAGGCAAGAGGAGCCGCTTATGGTTGATTGTCGGAAAGAAAGAGTTGCAACACTATtctagagggagaaagaagaagaaagaagatggaacTTAAATCATGATCCAGGGGCTTTGATAACTGGATTAGAGGGAGAGGGGCAAAGGGGTTCTTGGACTCTTCTGCTCCTCTTCTTATCTTTCTTTTTACTTTCCTTCTGTTGgagctcttttcttttccttaaataaaagtattgtaggaaagaaggagccataatattattttagagggagggagaagaggaacaaaaatgaaatacAAAGTATGACCCGGTAAATGGGTCTTGGGTGTCTCTTATTTCCCCTCTTATTTCTTATGTTTTTAATTGGgattcctttttatttctttaaataaaaggaTAAGAATGGTTTTGAGATAAGATAGCTGGTAGGTTTAACAGGAGAAACACTAGGGAGGTAGAGGGAACCTTATAAGtgggttaatttttaaaatctaaattataggttaagctaagtctgcctatatatttgccttgtttttcttctgcctttttataatgaaaatacaagtattAAATCTTAGATGGCTTGAGATCTGATATATCAAAGATCGAGGGTAGGCTGTTATAAAAATTTCATTGTATATTTCTttcctttaagaaaatatttagttaatgacatatacaaataatgggactaacaATAGAATGTAATGATGTGGATGTTCACttctattttctgttttttttattttctcctctctGCTCTATTTCTGGAAAGACTAAGGGCTTAGTACTCTAGGCTCAAGAATTAAAGGATTGAAATGTGCCTTAAGATGAtgctcacttaaaatataaataaattgttagaaatgagaaaggaaactgaataggtgggttaaaaagcaagaaaattaaaaagtgctTGAAGAGATTTAAATGGACACTGTATAGGTTAAGCTAAGTCTGCCTATATATTTGCCTTGTTTTTcttctgacttttaaaaatgaaaatataagtATTAAATCTTAGATGGCTTGAGATTTGATATATTAAATATTGAGGGTAGGCTGTTATAAAAATTTCATTGTTAATTTAATTTAtctcattattgttttgtatattgattttagtattgttgttttcttgtttttattgattttaaactgttcaccgtgCAGAGCCCTGGGAatggacggtatataaattgaaatataaaataaaaattgtataCTTCTTTcctttaattaaatatttagttaatgacatataactcccctctcccccagtttTAGTCTGAATTGGTGCCTCTGGGATTGCTTTAAAAAATCCTATTTATGCATCTCCTTGTCATGTCTAGTTAGTCCTAGGGGGTCTCTAAAGGAGAAAGAAGGGAAATGGATTTCAGAAAGGGCCTTATTTAAATTCGTCTCACGTGCCTTTTTCTTCTACTGTTGTGTTACTAAGGCgtcagctgatgcaatggttgcagaaaaataatgtttatttGCTAGTATAAGCGCGAAGTCTTCCAATGAACTTTATAGGATGTTTTATCGGATTCAGCACAAGTTTTCCCGCAAATGTCTtttagacatcttccagccctctttggATCACCCAGGTCTGCAgtgaaccatggggctggcttctgcTGTTCCTTTGTGCTTGCTCCTATAACTATCTCCACCAGCCAGAGTGTGGGTGTAGTTTCTCATTCTCTCTACTGAACACAGAGGCTGCCAACTCTGCTTTTCTTTCTGTGGGACTGTGGGACATTTCCTTACTACACAGCAGGGTCCCTCTTCTGCTCTATTTCCTGGGAACTTTGGAAGTTCTAAGTCCACTCTCTGGGTCATCAAAATATACTCTACCCAGCTCTGCAGACTGAGGATAGATAAACTCCACTCTTGGCGGATTTACAGTTttaattcctttttaaattcGTCTCTCTCAGCCAAGGGCTTGGCtgtctttcccttttcttttctctcctctcATTTAACTCTTCATACACACATCTGAATACAAAATTTCACTGTTCATATGCTTGGATATACACATTAACATGGTAAGGGGGGTTGAGTGTATCAGTGAAGGTGAGAGCAATACCGTCAGGAGTGCAGGCTTgttcaagagtctaaactcctggaagtcACTCAAGgaagaatggtcaaagctgagacaccagactcagatgcatccacccccttcaggaatcaatggtctcgtcagcagaagagaactgacagttccagtggtgatgggggCAGAGGAATCCCTGAGGGATAGATACtgtgcagcagcagtagtggaaggtgatacTGGAGGAGGATCTTTCATGGACAACAGCAGTGATGTTTCAGGTTGGTATTgcatagaagcagggctttttttcagctggaacgcggtggaacggagttccggaacctcttgaaaatggtcacatggctggtggccccgccccctgatctccagacaggggagatCAGGGAgcgcagtgcagagggcaatctgaactctcctctgtctggagatcagggggcggggccaccagccatgtgaccattttctccgagggcaacccactgagttccaccacctcttttcccagaaaaaaaggcctgcataGAAGAATGCAATGCTAAACAAATTCTTATCATCTCTTACCTCAAAAACCTTATGGAGACAACCCAAAATGAAAGAAAGATATAGTGTTGGAAGACAGGACCTTCAGGTTGGAAGGCACTCCATTAGCTGCTGGGGAAGAGCAAGAGGACAGGTATgaatagtgctattcttaatgaCTGCCCTGGATTCAGGCCAAAAGGCTGTCCAGTTACTGATGTgaacagatgcaaaaggaaagtccaaagtGATGCAACACATATAATacaaacatggaatgtgagaagtaagaAATCAGGTaagcttgaaattgtaaaatgagaaatggaatgtttaaacatagTAATCTTGGGTGTGAGTGAACAAAAGTGGATTGAATTAGGACATTTTCACTTcaattacaaagtgttttactcaagaaatgacaaactcaaaagaaatggtgttgttTTAATAGTGAGGAAAgatgtagcacaagcaatcaGGGGCTATAATGGAAAGTCTGACcaaataatatcaatcagacttcatgggaAGCCTATCAACAGGCAGTTATGATTTCCCCCAAACTGGTTGTGGTTCTGGGTGAGTATCCTGAACCCAAGCTGGAGAGTCCACGTGTGAGGGAACACTTGTGGTAAGAATTGCCCTATAACAACACTGAAGTTCTtcgggtcaggaaagctcccagcttcctggctttttgcaaactatgcaaaacttatACAGAAGGGCTTTTTATACAGGTAATAAGACTGTGCAGtagggaaatggttcagagagaggcGCTGGTAAAGGGATAGGCACTGCTGACTATATTATGTTGTACTGTCTTTTCCTGTAATTACTCTCCTACTGTATATTTtctccacattgtttaatatgtcatatcaatttgcttatactttgtttcaacattgtttcagctatgtatcagatttctggttttttaaaaaacattgttgTAATGTTTGTTGAacgtattgtttattgaatgtctcaactgttaatcatattgacttacactgtgtagatagatagatagatagatagatagatagatagatagatagatagatagatagatagatagatagatagatagatagatagatagatagatagatagatagatagatagatagatagatagatagatagatagatataatcCACCATCAGTTCCAGATGGTGATCTATAATACATACCCGCTGCTACCAAGTACATACTAGTGCTTTCCCAATTTTATCATCCTCTATAGatcagtgagggccaagctacaatggcaagtgaacagacagagggccaagctacaagtgacgaatgacacttgaacagcaagtgaacagactcacatgtattcctccctgttcacttgtgctccacttggatcgagtggagcgcaagtggagcacaagtgaacagggaggagtacatgtgagtctgttcacttgccgttcaagcgtcattcatcacttgtagcttggccctcacatgtattcctccctgttcacttgcgctccacttgtgctccacttgtgctccacttgtgctccacttgatcgagtggagcgcaagtggagcgcaagtgaacagggaggaatacatgtgagtctgttcacttgccattcaagtgtcattcatcacttctagcttggcccttagctggACAGCATGACATGGTCCATCCTCATGCTCTTTGAGACCTGAATGAATCCTTCCTTAGCCACCCTCTGATTTGGTCTTTAGTTCAGAGACAGCCCTTTTGTTTGGCCATCTCACAAGTGAAATGACTATTGAGCCATTTCACTTGATACTGACTAGAAGACTAGCAGTCATATTTATCTGAGTTCTTCAGCTGTTGCAGATCATATAAGcagttgtttttcttttcatgtGGGAAACAGGTAGTCCTAGCCAGAAACTATTCCAAATTGTTTGTTGCATATAGTCCCCAGGAGTAAATTGTGGATATATTGGAAACTTGCATTGATCAATTTGCTGAACGTTTTGCAAACAAAATCATTCACATCCAGTCAGATTTGAATACCACATTATTTACGGATACCTTATTGATCCTGGACGCCAACTTAGTTTGCTGGTTGTGGTTTCTTCCTGGATAATGGAAATCTAGTGGCAATCTGTAACACGATGTTGCATTTGAAGATGATTCAAAAGCTTGAACTGCTTCGGAACATGGTGATTAGTGCGCTTACAAGTATTGGCTGAAGCAAGCTTATTGTTGCCAGTGTACTTCTGGGTCCAATACAAACTGCCAttgttaatctttaaagccctaaatggcctaAAATCGATGTATGTGGTGGACTATCTCTACCCATACATACTAGTTCATGCTCTGAGGTCACCCAAAGAAGCCTTATTGTGAGAACCCCTTGCTGGAGAAATCCAATTGGTGAGAAACTGCACAGGGGCTTTCTCAGTAGCCATCTCTGCTTTTTGGAATTTACTCCTCCTGCACTGCAGACAAGTCCTTCATGAGAGGCCTTCTGGCAtcggctgatttttttttttaattcagaaggccttttgttgttgttgttgttgttgttacatctgGCCCCAGTGTTTGTTAGTTTTAGTGTCTGCTATTTTAACTATTTCGTATTGATTTTAATACAGTATTCTTTTAGAataaaaaggcaaactataaatcttcaaacagataaataaaatatatt
Proteins encoded in this window:
- the LOC129327576 gene encoding olfactory receptor 10X1-like, yielding MKKNQTLVTEFILAGFSSFPNLQTILFVLFLLMYIITLVGNLLIMVVIAFERTLHTPMYLFLFALSFSETWYSLIIIPKMLRDLLAKSKTISFAGCVAQMFFFHGLGGTNCLILTVMGYDRYLAICKPLHYPVLMNMQMILWLVAFSWTGGFLISLTQTALIFGLPFCGSNNINHFLCHMRAVVRVACTDESTTEVVVSTISILGLCGSFLFIILTYVFIISTILQITSTDGRQKAFSTCASHLIVVIVHYGFAAIVYLRPSTSGALDNDTLMSIPYTIITPLFSPIIFTLRNKEINDALRIAISKKLLTPKR